A single window of [Clostridium] hylemonae DSM 15053 DNA harbors:
- a CDS encoding LysR family transcriptional regulator produces the protein MLDTRLVTFLTLCQTKSFTKTAEKLHITQPAVSHHIKYLEGYYHTKLYTYTNRRFVLTPTGRTLYQFVNSVHSDSERIREHLSLLTSPTKELRLGAEQSAGESFLPYLIIAFMGKYPDYKIRVVTDNYDALSRMLNEGELDFFLMDGIVSKSEHDYYELCSSSTICACSPDHPLAEKTVSIQELYNSTLILGVDKTPSRNRLEQIFRDNNISSIHFAHRIEISNSLTTVKQLLIQNIGISFLYKSAVARELKEGSIRQIYIRDYYEYHSYNLISIHNSYFYPEQTDFIKFCQDFLKQWDSDI, from the coding sequence ATGTTAGATACAAGACTGGTCACATTTTTAACGCTCTGCCAGACAAAAAGCTTTACAAAAACGGCAGAGAAATTACATATCACACAGCCTGCCGTCTCTCATCACATCAAGTATCTGGAAGGGTATTATCACACGAAGCTTTACACCTACACGAACCGCAGGTTTGTCCTGACTCCCACCGGGCGGACCCTGTACCAGTTCGTCAATTCCGTTCATTCGGATTCCGAACGTATCAGAGAACATCTCTCCTTGTTGACTTCCCCCACAAAGGAGCTGCGGCTTGGCGCGGAGCAGTCTGCGGGGGAGTCTTTTCTTCCTTATTTGATCATTGCGTTTATGGGGAAATATCCAGATTATAAGATTCGGGTCGTGACCGACAATTATGATGCGCTCTCAAGAATGTTAAATGAAGGAGAGCTTGACTTTTTTTTGATGGATGGAATCGTATCCAAATCAGAACATGACTATTACGAACTGTGCAGCAGCAGCACGATCTGCGCCTGCTCGCCGGATCATCCGCTTGCGGAAAAAACGGTCTCTATCCAGGAGCTCTATAACAGCACGCTCATACTCGGTGTCGATAAAACGCCGTCGAGGAACCGGCTGGAACAGATCTTCCGGGACAACAATATTTCCTCCATACACTTTGCGCACCGCATAGAGATCAGCAACAGCCTTACTACGGTAAAGCAGCTGCTGATCCAGAATATCGGCATATCCTTTCTGTATAAAAGCGCTGTGGCGAGGGAATTAAAAGAAGGTTCTATCCGGCAGATTTATATAAGAGATTATTATGAATATCATTCCTATAACCTGATCTCTATACATAACAGTTATTTTTATCCCGAACAGACAGATTTTATTAAATTCTGCCAGGACTTTCTGAAGCAGTGGGATTCTGACATATAG
- a CDS encoding flavodoxin family protein: protein MMKFYVLNGSPRKNHNTAKILECAVEGIKSVLPDAQINWIHVYDHSYSGCVSCYGCKRVNGRSYGKCAKRDSISRLLENISEGDGLLIGSPVFFHGIPGQLRAFLERLLYPYLVYGKEYTSIAPKRFPAAFFYTMNATEEKMKQMNYPIKLSAMEEYTGIVFSKPEIFHCFDTCQFDDYALYKAERFSQEEKLKVKKEQFPKDCQRAAELGKKIAQKAICQNPTASESPGRI, encoded by the coding sequence ATGATGAAATTTTATGTACTGAACGGAAGTCCGAGAAAGAACCATAACACAGCAAAGATCCTGGAATGTGCAGTCGAGGGGATCAAAAGTGTCCTTCCTGACGCGCAGATCAACTGGATCCATGTCTATGACCATTCGTATAGCGGCTGTGTCAGCTGCTACGGCTGTAAACGTGTCAATGGGAGATCTTATGGGAAATGTGCAAAACGGGATTCCATTTCCAGGCTTCTGGAGAATATTTCCGAGGGGGACGGGCTTCTGATCGGCAGTCCTGTCTTTTTCCACGGCATTCCCGGGCAGCTGCGGGCATTTCTGGAGCGTCTTCTGTACCCGTATCTCGTCTATGGCAAGGAGTACACATCGATTGCGCCGAAGCGTTTCCCGGCGGCGTTCTTCTACACGATGAATGCGACCGAGGAAAAGATGAAACAGATGAATTATCCGATCAAGCTTTCTGCGATGGAGGAATATACAGGCATTGTCTTTTCAAAGCCCGAGATCTTCCATTGCTTTGACACGTGCCAGTTTGACGATTACGCATTATATAAGGCAGAGCGGTTTTCCCAGGAAGAGAAGCTCAAGGTGAAGAAGGAGCAGTTTCCGAAGGACTGCCAGAGAGCTGCCGAACTCGGAAAAAAGATCGCTCAAAAAGCTATATGTCAGAATCCCACTGCTTCAGAAAGTCCTGGCAGAATTTAA
- a CDS encoding substrate-binding domain-containing protein: MKKRMLSILLVAAMAAALLLGCSSGTEGSDSKGDDKKASKKDGGYTIGCTVYYMTEFVTLMTEGMEKKAEELGCDLVMLDAQQDAQNQITQIENLIAQKVDVIIVAAVDSDAILPAIEMCDDAGIPLVGVNMLFNTEEPYHYVGPDDVLAGELEMQNAIDEIGGEGNVVILEGPIGQSAQIQRLEGNQNILDKYEGKINVLADQTANWSREEALTLVENWLETFSGKIDAIVAHNDEMALGAIQALEAAGLTDKIVVTGVDAILDGCNAVKDGTLLGTVYQDAGLEGSEAVQKAYDVLEGKVTEKELSYIDMKWITKDNVDELLDTIYAE, translated from the coding sequence ATGAAAAAAAGAATGTTATCTATTTTACTCGTAGCAGCCATGGCGGCGGCTCTGCTGCTTGGATGCAGCTCAGGTACGGAGGGAAGCGACAGCAAAGGAGATGATAAGAAGGCGTCAAAGAAGGACGGAGGATATACGATCGGCTGTACAGTCTATTACATGACCGAGTTCGTGACGCTCATGACAGAAGGTATGGAGAAAAAGGCGGAGGAGCTTGGCTGTGACCTTGTCATGCTCGACGCACAGCAGGATGCCCAGAACCAGATCACACAGATCGAAAACCTGATCGCGCAGAAAGTCGATGTCATCATCGTTGCGGCGGTGGACTCGGATGCGATCCTTCCCGCCATAGAGATGTGTGACGACGCGGGGATCCCGCTTGTCGGCGTGAATATGCTGTTCAATACAGAGGAGCCTTATCATTATGTAGGACCGGACGATGTACTGGCAGGCGAGCTTGAGATGCAGAATGCCATAGATGAGATCGGCGGAGAAGGAAATGTTGTCATTCTGGAAGGACCGATCGGACAGTCCGCACAGATACAGCGTCTGGAAGGAAACCAGAATATACTTGACAAATACGAGGGCAAGATCAACGTGCTGGCCGACCAGACAGCAAACTGGAGCCGTGAGGAAGCGCTCACTCTCGTAGAGAACTGGCTGGAGACATTCAGCGGCAAGATAGACGCTATCGTGGCACACAACGACGAGATGGCGCTCGGCGCGATCCAGGCGCTGGAGGCAGCAGGCCTGACAGATAAGATCGTCGTTACAGGCGTCGATGCGATCCTGGACGGCTGCAACGCAGTCAAAGACGGCACACTCCTTGGAACGGTATATCAGGACGCAGGACTGGAAGGAAGCGAAGCAGTGCAGAAGGCATATGATGTGCTGGAAGGAAAAGTGACAGAGAAAGAATTATCTTATATTGATATGAAATGGATCACAAAGGACAACGTAGACGAGCTGCTGGATACGATCTATGCAGAATAG
- a CDS encoding NAD(P)-dependent alcohol dehydrogenase — MEGKMKVAVMTGARQMEWTEKDIPKPGKGELLVKLEYVGVCGSDLHFYEAGRLGNWVPDGPLVLGHEPGGVVEEVGPEVTGFKKGDRIAIEPGVPCGTCDMCRKGLYNLCPDMSFMAIPNERDGVFSEYCVHPANMCFKLPDNVDTMEGALIEPLAVGFHAAKVAEAEIGQSAVVLGCGCIGLVTIMVLKARGIEEIYAVDMIGKRLEKAKEVGAKEAFNAKDVNIEEFVRTLPGGGVDLVFETAGAEFTTRQSAKLIKNGGRVVLVGMCAEPEIVVDIGSLSAKEGDLKTIFRYRNLYPAAIKAVSEGTIPLKSIVSHIFEFKDVIEGVAYNVDNKSDVIKAVVKY; from the coding sequence ATGGAAGGTAAAATGAAAGTTGCGGTGATGACAGGGGCAAGACAGATGGAATGGACAGAAAAAGACATTCCAAAGCCGGGAAAAGGGGAACTGCTCGTGAAGCTGGAGTATGTGGGCGTGTGCGGTTCTGACCTGCATTTTTATGAAGCCGGAAGACTTGGAAACTGGGTGCCGGACGGCCCGCTTGTGCTGGGACACGAACCGGGAGGAGTCGTAGAAGAAGTCGGCCCGGAGGTGACCGGATTTAAAAAGGGTGACCGGATCGCCATTGAACCGGGAGTTCCGTGCGGTACGTGCGACATGTGCAGGAAAGGGCTTTATAACCTCTGCCCGGATATGTCCTTTATGGCCATTCCGAACGAGCGGGACGGAGTATTTTCTGAATACTGTGTGCACCCGGCCAATATGTGCTTTAAGCTGCCGGACAATGTAGACACGATGGAAGGGGCGCTCATTGAACCGCTGGCGGTTGGATTCCACGCTGCAAAGGTGGCGGAGGCTGAGATCGGGCAGAGCGCCGTCGTGCTTGGCTGCGGCTGCATCGGCCTCGTGACGATCATGGTGCTCAAGGCGAGAGGGATCGAAGAAATCTATGCGGTCGACATGATCGGCAAGCGTCTGGAAAAAGCAAAGGAAGTCGGTGCGAAGGAGGCGTTTAACGCAAAGGATGTCAATATCGAGGAATTTGTCAGGACGCTCCCGGGAGGGGGAGTTGACCTCGTCTTTGAGACGGCCGGCGCGGAGTTTACGACACGCCAGTCCGCGAAGCTGATCAAAAACGGAGGGCGGGTCGTGCTTGTCGGCATGTGCGCGGAACCTGAGATCGTCGTAGACATCGGAAGTCTGAGTGCGAAGGAGGGGGACCTGAAGACGATATTCCGCTACCGGAATCTGTACCCGGCAGCGATAAAGGCGGTGAGCGAGGGTACGATCCCTCTGAAATCCATTGTCTCCCACATTTTCGAGTTCAAGGATGTGATCGAGGGAGTTGCCTATAATGTGGACAATAAGTCAGATGTCATAAAGGCTGTAGTGAAATACTAG
- the dhaL gene encoding dihydroxyacetone kinase subunit DhaL: MRKIINDADNVVSEMMEGFTGAYSRYFRKHPEVNAILSRQKREDKVALVIGGGSGHEPMFGGFVGKGLADAAACGNIFASPDPNTIYEAAKAVDSGKGVLFVYGCYAGDNLNFDMGEEFLRDDGIRTAHVRVRDDVASAPKERMEDRRGIAGDVFVVKTAGAACDAGLSLEEVVRVTEKARDHTRTVGVATAPAQLPGVDKPIFELGEDEIEYGMGLHGERGVLRTAWQPADVLAEKMYAQIKDDTDLREGDEVCVLVNGLGSTTITELAIVYRKIKKLLDQDGIRVYDADLNNYCTSQEMGGFSVTFFQLDEELKGYYDSPCWCPYYAKGELTERACAAGEEDRCTEEAEQGDETRKDPGKDAPAAAEPERERKGALEELSAEDARRMLVYIADKIIEKKPYLTEIDSAIGDGDHGIGMAGGMKKAKEALEKMTGEKNVYAVFEAAGKAMLMSMGGASGVIFGSLYLAGAKGMEPKPVITAEDLARMEEKSLRAIQERGKAEVGDKTMVDALSPAADAMKASCGQGLLPMLKAAEAAAAQGVEDTKKYVAKFGRAKSLMERAVGYQDAGATSVWLILQGMREYVEG; the protein is encoded by the coding sequence ATGAGGAAAATAATCAATGACGCGGACAATGTCGTTTCGGAGATGATGGAAGGATTTACCGGCGCCTACAGCAGATATTTCCGGAAGCATCCCGAGGTGAACGCCATACTGTCCAGACAGAAACGGGAAGATAAGGTGGCCCTTGTGATCGGCGGCGGAAGCGGACACGAGCCGATGTTCGGAGGATTTGTCGGGAAGGGGCTTGCGGACGCGGCTGCCTGCGGCAATATCTTTGCCTCGCCGGACCCCAACACGATATACGAGGCCGCAAAAGCGGTTGACAGCGGCAAAGGAGTGCTTTTCGTATATGGCTGTTACGCGGGGGATAACTTAAACTTTGATATGGGTGAAGAGTTTCTAAGAGACGACGGCATCCGGACGGCCCATGTCCGTGTCCGGGACGACGTGGCCAGCGCGCCGAAAGAGCGCATGGAAGACCGGAGAGGAATCGCGGGCGACGTATTTGTGGTGAAGACCGCGGGCGCGGCGTGTGACGCCGGGCTGAGTCTTGAAGAAGTGGTGCGTGTTACGGAGAAAGCACGGGATCATACGAGGACAGTGGGGGTCGCCACGGCTCCGGCGCAGCTTCCCGGGGTGGATAAGCCTATCTTTGAGCTGGGGGAAGACGAGATAGAGTACGGCATGGGCCTGCACGGAGAGCGGGGCGTGCTGCGGACCGCGTGGCAGCCCGCCGATGTGCTGGCGGAAAAGATGTACGCCCAGATAAAGGACGACACAGATCTGCGGGAAGGGGATGAAGTGTGTGTGCTCGTGAACGGGCTTGGTTCCACGACGATCACAGAGCTTGCCATCGTCTACCGCAAGATCAAAAAACTGCTCGATCAGGACGGGATCAGAGTGTATGATGCAGACCTGAACAACTACTGCACAAGCCAGGAGATGGGAGGCTTTTCCGTCACCTTTTTCCAGCTGGACGAGGAGCTGAAAGGCTACTACGACAGCCCCTGCTGGTGCCCGTATTACGCAAAAGGGGAACTGACAGAGCGTGCGTGCGCGGCAGGGGAAGAAGACAGATGCACAGAAGAAGCAGAGCAAGGGGACGAAACTCGGAAGGATCCCGGTAAGGACGCACCCGCCGCCGCAGAGCCGGAAAGAGAGCGTAAGGGCGCGCTGGAAGAACTGAGCGCGGAAGACGCCAGAAGAATGCTTGTGTACATTGCAGATAAGATCATTGAGAAGAAGCCGTATCTGACGGAAATAGACAGCGCCATCGGCGACGGGGACCACGGCATCGGCATGGCCGGCGGGATGAAAAAGGCAAAAGAAGCGCTGGAAAAAATGACCGGCGAGAAGAATGTGTATGCAGTCTTCGAGGCGGCCGGCAAGGCCATGCTCATGTCCATGGGGGGCGCCTCCGGCGTCATCTTCGGGAGCCTTTACCTGGCAGGCGCAAAAGGCATGGAGCCCAAACCGGTCATAACGGCAGAAGATCTGGCCCGGATGGAAGAGAAAAGCCTGCGCGCCATCCAGGAAAGAGGCAAGGCCGAGGTGGGGGACAAGACGATGGTAGACGCCCTCTCCCCGGCGGCAGACGCAATGAAAGCAAGCTGCGGGCAAGGCCTGCTCCCCATGCTGAAGGCCGCGGAAGCCGCCGCAGCCCAAGGGGTAGAGGACACGAAGAAATATGTGGCAAAGTTCGGACGTGCAAAGTCACTCATGGAACGGGCGGTCGGATACCAGGACGCGGGGGCAACCTCCGTATGGCTCATCCTCCAGGGGATGAGAGAGTACGTAGAAGGATAA